A region from the Candidatus Bathyarchaeota archaeon genome encodes:
- a CDS encoding alanyl-tRNA editing protein — protein MAWEDGDLRYFGVTVPLYSEDCYLREFDARVLRAGPGYVLLDRSAFYPESGGQPSDTGILLSGQQAIRVNKVVRRGGEVYHYVDGDLPAGVMVHGVLDWDRRYLNMRRHSGEHLLTGLFEKFGAGPKVYSDITRLEFQPSHLGIEVLRRVEEEFRRVVEEDIPIRIYYAHRDEIEVGGDPRKRGFLGKIPKGVKMLRMVEIPGYSLTFCFGTHVKSTGEIGHLSRLELVEGRRLRKIILFELEAQTRKT, from the coding sequence TTGGCTTGGGAGGATGGTGATCTCAGATACTTCGGAGTCACAGTCCCATTGTATTCTGAGGATTGTTATCTCAGGGAGTTCGACGCGAGGGTTTTGAGGGCGGGCCCTGGATATGTCCTCCTCGATAGGTCGGCCTTCTATCCAGAGTCGGGGGGTCAGCCCTCAGATACGGGTATCCTACTCAGCGGTCAGCAGGCCATCAGGGTGAACAAGGTTGTGAGGAGGGGAGGCGAGGTCTACCACTATGTGGATGGGGATCTTCCCGCTGGAGTAATGGTCCACGGCGTGTTAGATTGGGATAGGCGATATCTGAACATGAGGAGGCACAGCGGAGAGCACCTCCTCACCGGGTTATTTGAGAAATTTGGCGCAGGCCCTAAGGTCTACTCCGATATCACCAGGTTGGAGTTCCAGCCCTCTCACCTCGGCATAGAAGTTCTACGCCGAGTCGAGGAGGAGTTCAGGAGGGTTGTCGAGGAGGATATACCGATCAGGATCTATTATGCCCATAGAGATGAGATCGAGGTCGGCGGGGATCCAAGGAAAAGAGGCTTTCTCGGGAAGATACCGAAAGGTGTAAAGATGCTTAGAATGGTGGAGATCCCGGGCTACTCCCTCACCTTCTGCTTCGGAACCCATGTTAAGAGTACAGGCGAGATAGGCCACCTCTCAAGGCTCGAGCTGGTTGAAGGGAGGAGGCTCAGGAAGATCATACTATTCGAACTTGAAGCTCAAACCAGAAAGACATGA
- a CDS encoding HIT family protein, producing the protein MERPCVFCSIIRGDAFAHRVYEDERVLAFLDINPCSPGHTLLIPKAHVGRLENLSEGDAIALFLALHRLTGSIQRAVGAPATTIGINNGPESGQEVPHLHIHIIPRFKGDRGGIIQSVARGYKRPSGEEMNKIAERIREAIREASKRGD; encoded by the coding sequence ATGGAGCGACCCTGTGTATTCTGTAGTATAATTAGGGGGGATGCCTTTGCTCACAGGGTTTATGAGGATGAGAGAGTTCTGGCCTTCTTGGACATCAACCCCTGCAGCCCAGGCCATACTCTATTAATCCCCAAGGCCCATGTTGGGAGGCTTGAAAACCTCTCGGAGGGTGATGCCATAGCCCTCTTCCTCGCCCTCCACAGATTGACTGGGAGCATACAGAGAGCTGTTGGGGCTCCAGCCACAACCATAGGGATAAATAATGGCCCTGAGAGCGGACAGGAGGTTCCCCACCTCCACATCCACATCATCCCCAGGTTCAAGGGGGATCGAGGGGGCATCATCCAGAGCGTGGCTAGGGGTTATAAGCGACCCAGCGGCGAGGAGATGAATAAGATAGCTGAGAGGATTAGAGAAGCGATCCGAGAGGCCTCAAAAAGGGGGGATTAG
- a CDS encoding NADH:flavin oxidoreductase gives MGSDMSTLFEPFRIGSIRLRNRFVRSATTTYWADERGILRPEAVELYRKLAEGEVGLIVKGHMYILDEGRVHNGMAGISSEIHIPMLRRLTEAVHGEGGLIVAQLNHGGILSMVDRAGPSEYLGEGWRARALSQGEIWKIVEAFGDAADRAMEAGFDGIQIHGAHGYLISQFLSRLVNRREDEWGGGLENRMRLLVEVYKEIRKRVGGSPVLLKLNCDDFSPEGFTVEDSAKVAKEMCLLGLDALEISGGGIGRVVELMARARSRDPELSEASFAGHAARIREATLPTPMALVNGIRSLRCMEAIINKGLADLISMSRPFIREPDLVKKLKEGRQEAATCTSCDLCRSREIFGKMLLRCHLEN, from the coding sequence ATGGGATCTGATATGTCAACTCTCTTCGAACCCTTTAGGATAGGATCTATAAGGCTCAGGAACCGCTTCGTAAGGTCTGCCACCACTACCTACTGGGCTGATGAAAGGGGGATTCTCCGCCCGGAGGCGGTGGAGCTTTATAGAAAACTCGCGGAGGGCGAGGTGGGCCTTATCGTTAAGGGACATATGTACATATTAGATGAAGGGAGGGTCCATAACGGCATGGCCGGGATAAGCAGCGAGATCCACATACCTATGCTTAGGAGGCTGACTGAGGCGGTTCACGGTGAGGGTGGGCTTATAGTCGCCCAGCTGAACCATGGAGGTATCCTGAGTATGGTTGATAGGGCAGGCCCATCGGAGTACTTGGGAGAGGGATGGAGGGCCCGAGCCCTCTCCCAAGGAGAGATATGGAAGATCGTGGAGGCTTTCGGGGATGCGGCGGACAGGGCCATGGAGGCGGGTTTCGATGGGATCCAGATACATGGAGCCCACGGCTACCTCATCTCCCAGTTCCTGTCAAGGCTGGTGAACAGGCGTGAGGATGAGTGGGGAGGGGGTCTAGAAAATAGGATGCGCCTCCTCGTAGAGGTCTACAAGGAGATCAGGAAGAGGGTTGGGGGGTCACCCGTGCTCCTTAAGCTCAACTGCGACGACTTCTCCCCCGAGGGCTTCACTGTTGAGGACAGCGCAAAGGTGGCTAAGGAGATGTGCCTTTTGGGCCTGGACGCCCTTGAGATAAGTGGAGGAGGTATAGGAAGGGTGGTGGAGCTCATGGCCAGAGCGCGCTCTAGGGATCCAGAACTATCAGAGGCCTCATTTGCTGGGCACGCCGCTAGGATAAGGGAGGCAACCCTCCCGACACCCATGGCCCTGGTTAATGGGATCAGGAGCCTCCGCTGCATGGAGGCCATCATAAATAAGGGCCTAGCCGATCTAATATCCATGAGCAGACCCTTCATAAGGGAGCCCGATCTAGTCAAGAAGTTAAAGGAAGGAAGGCAGGAGGCTGCTACTTGCACCTCCTGCGACCTCTGCAGGTCTAGGGAGATCTTCGGGAAGATGCTTCTCCGATGTCACCTCGAAAATTGA
- a CDS encoding LemA family protein, with product MAGVFVIVLVAFIMVLVYYYNRIRVLSNRIEEAWAQIDVQLKKRYDLVPNLVETVKGYAKHERELFEKIAETRERMVRGGSREEQMRASNELSSILRSLFAIAEAYPALRASENFKLLQEQLEGIENKIAYARQYYNSSVLEYNNTITTIPGKWFAAGRAKHPFLEIPEAERRPVRVEF from the coding sequence CTGGCTGGAGTATTCGTAATCGTGTTAGTAGCGTTCATCATGGTTCTCGTCTACTATTACAATAGGATAAGGGTCCTCTCAAATAGGATAGAGGAGGCTTGGGCTCAGATAGATGTTCAGTTGAAGAAGAGATACGACCTTGTCCCCAACCTCGTAGAGACGGTTAAGGGTTATGCCAAGCACGAGAGGGAGCTCTTCGAGAAGATAGCGGAGACGAGGGAGAGGATGGTTAGGGGCGGGAGCAGGGAGGAGCAGATGAGGGCCTCCAACGAGTTATCGAGCATCCTCAGGTCGCTCTTCGCCATAGCTGAGGCCTACCCGGCCCTGAGGGCGAGCGAGAACTTCAAGCTCCTGCAGGAGCAGCTGGAGGGGATCGAGAACAAGATAGCCTATGCCCGTCAGTACTATAACTCCTCGGTGTTGGAGTATAACAACACGATCACCACAATCCCGGGCAAGTGGTTCGCCGCAGGGAGGGCTAAGCATCCCTTCCTCGAGATCCCAGAGGCCGAGAGAAGACCCGTTAGAGTCGAGTTCTAA
- a CDS encoding MFS transporter, whose translation MKEGKRRIYSGPILILGINQLIETVAFGIPYSYFPLYALSLGASVALIGLFTSSFMLMSMILSPILGGYSDRFGRKRLIIIGLIGDVIFGALTGFVPSWEWLLLVRAINGAMTAAAVVPAEALLIDLAPEDRVGEAVGFVMACGRIGRNIGPLFGGTIQWFSLYRLGLSEINSYRVPYLVDAGLAAVSTLLIAFGIKEDRAEPEKRMEEKKEGGHAKIPSVYKILLLCAFVTGIGEGFHRPIIALFFNDVFGAEPIEIGLIMTLTGFISLPASWIAGKASDRFGRKPVIALGGIPSRISGAIIPLSPSLNLASIFYSVRGFMWSVYGVGLRALRADLAPHEIRGRLFGLYRTFFDAGDILGPVMASWLYDFYRFESFKIGAFTAPGYGVPFYINSIMGLVTLSILLIFVKEPPGYD comes from the coding sequence ATGAAGGAGGGGAAGAGGCGGATCTATTCTGGGCCCATCCTTATCCTAGGGATAAACCAGCTGATAGAGACCGTGGCCTTCGGCATCCCATACTCATATTTCCCGCTTTACGCCCTCTCCCTGGGGGCCTCTGTGGCTTTGATAGGCCTCTTCACATCTTCGTTCATGTTGATGTCCATGATCCTCTCCCCAATCCTCGGAGGATACTCGGATAGATTCGGGAGGAAGAGGCTCATAATCATAGGGCTGATAGGGGATGTAATCTTCGGGGCCTTGACGGGATTCGTCCCCTCCTGGGAGTGGCTTCTCCTAGTCAGGGCTATTAATGGAGCGATGACTGCGGCCGCGGTGGTCCCAGCAGAGGCATTACTGATCGACCTAGCCCCGGAGGATAGGGTGGGAGAGGCCGTCGGCTTCGTGATGGCCTGCGGTAGGATAGGCAGGAATATAGGTCCCCTCTTTGGTGGAACTATCCAGTGGTTCTCTCTGTATAGGTTAGGCTTAAGCGAGATAAACAGCTACAGGGTTCCATATCTTGTCGACGCTGGCCTCGCCGCGGTATCAACTCTCCTCATAGCCTTCGGGATAAAGGAGGATAGAGCCGAACCCGAGAAGAGGATGGAGGAGAAGAAAGAGGGGGGCCATGCTAAGATTCCGAGCGTATATAAGATCCTCCTCCTCTGCGCCTTTGTCACAGGGATAGGGGAGGGCTTCCACCGCCCGATAATAGCCCTCTTCTTCAACGATGTGTTCGGGGCGGAGCCCATAGAGATAGGCCTGATCATGACATTGACGGGTTTCATCTCTCTACCTGCAAGCTGGATCGCAGGTAAAGCATCTGATAGGTTTGGGAGAAAACCCGTCATAGCTCTCGGCGGCATCCCCTCTCGCATATCTGGCGCCATTATCCCCCTCAGCCCGAGCCTTAATCTTGCATCGATATTCTACTCTGTGAGGGGGTTTATGTGGAGCGTTTATGGCGTGGGATTGAGAGCGCTCAGGGCTGACCTAGCGCCCCACGAGATCAGAGGCAGGTTATTCGGATTGTATAGGACCTTCTTCGACGCGGGCGACATCCTAGGCCCAGTTATGGCCTCGTGGCTCTACGATTTCTACAGGTTTGAAAGCTTCAAGATAGGGGCCTTCACCGCGCCTGGGTATGGTGTCCCCTTCTACATAAACTCCATAATGGGGCTTGTAACCCTTTCTATACTTTTAATCTTTGTTAAGGAACCACCAGGATACGATTAA
- a CDS encoding ABC transporter substrate-binding protein, with the protein MSWGLTGLLIINLDKLTNHLHLYEDEIERLQGMISELKGKMLENLTIKIGVTAACDRDYERTRRFFKEIIEKDVNEYCSKINHGVKFDFIIKNNNGTGGQALENLYELKNLGINIIIGHPWSSQCYVSMSYINENNMLLFSSSASSYQLARSDDNFLRLSPDDMAQARVIAEMLRSRGINAIIVLYIDYEWGVKLFNKLVNEFSKYGGVVEKAIPISRPWEANITNCLYEAEASAREAVTRYGSKSIAVQLIGAGESALREIVRQAKDYPTLYDLYWFGSHFAAKNKGFIEEAPEESSHLKIFSPLPTVKESPLYSMLNERYYTLFAEPLDLDMASRYDIAFIIAEAILEARTTDVGKLLEVIPEIASKTFGASGWCKLDENGDREMSDYEIWGYGYIDGRVDYIKYGLYDGLRGKIFWYKDNPSRLTSPN; encoded by the coding sequence ATGAGTTGGGGTCTCACCGGATTACTCATAATCAATTTAGATAAGCTCACTAATCATCTTCACTTATATGAAGATGAAATAGAGCGACTGCAAGGAATGATTTCAGAACTAAAGGGAAAAATGCTGGAAAATTTGACCATTAAGATCGGTGTAACTGCGGCATGTGATCGTGATTATGAAAGGACTAGAAGATTTTTTAAAGAAATAATAGAAAAAGATGTGAATGAGTATTGTTCAAAGATTAATCATGGCGTTAAATTTGATTTCATTATTAAGAATAATAATGGTACTGGAGGTCAAGCTCTAGAAAACCTTTATGAACTAAAGAATCTTGGAATCAATATAATTATAGGACATCCATGGTCATCTCAATGTTACGTGAGCATGTCTTACATCAATGAGAATAACATGCTTCTCTTTAGCTCCTCAGCCTCTTCTTATCAATTAGCGAGATCCGATGATAATTTCCTCAGATTATCTCCAGATGATATGGCCCAAGCCCGGGTTATAGCAGAAATGCTCAGAAGTCGGGGAATAAATGCAATCATTGTCTTATATATAGATTATGAGTGGGGAGTTAAATTGTTCAATAAGTTGGTGAACGAGTTCTCCAAATACGGCGGGGTGGTAGAGAAGGCGATCCCGATAAGTCGTCCTTGGGAGGCCAATATTACCAATTGCCTATATGAGGCTGAGGCATCAGCCAGAGAAGCCGTCACGAGATATGGCTCCAAGAGTATAGCGGTTCAGCTCATAGGGGCTGGTGAAAGTGCTCTGAGAGAGATTGTTAGACAGGCGAAGGACTATCCAACCCTCTACGATCTATACTGGTTCGGGAGTCACTTCGCAGCTAAAAATAAGGGCTTCATAGAAGAGGCCCCGGAAGAGTCTTCTCACCTCAAGATCTTCAGCCCCCTACCAACGGTGAAGGAATCGCCGTTATACTCCATGCTAAATGAGAGATACTACACATTGTTTGCTGAGCCCCTTGATCTTGATATGGCCTCGAGATATGACATCGCCTTTATAATCGCTGAGGCAATCCTTGAGGCCAGGACCACCGATGTCGGAAAACTGCTTGAGGTTATCCCTGAGATAGCATCGAAGACCTTTGGAGCCAGCGGCTGGTGTAAACTAGACGAGAATGGAGATAGAGAGATGTCTGATTATGAGATCTGGGGCTACGGATATATCGATGGAAGGGTGGATTATATCAAATACGGCCTATACGATGGGCTGAGAGGCAAGATCTTCTGGTATAAAGATAACCCATCCCGTCTCACTTCACCAAACTAA
- a CDS encoding AbrB/MazE/SpoVT family DNA-binding domain-containing protein produces the protein MFEIAYLDSKGRITLPKGIRKVLGINPGDKLKVMLVEDRVVIEKMENPFKVLEIILKDFRYDLSMRTKAEEMALDEAKRRAR, from the coding sequence ATGTTTGAAATAGCATACCTTGATTCAAAAGGTAGGATAACCTTACCAAAGGGGATCAGGAAGGTTTTAGGTATAAACCCAGGAGACAAGTTGAAGGTCATGCTCGTTGAGGATAGAGTGGTCATAGAGAAGATGGAGAACCCCTTTAAGGTTTTAGAGATCATCCTGAAGGACTTCAGATACGATCTAAGTATGAGGACTAAAGCCGAGGAGATGGCTTTGGATGAGGCGAAAAGACGTGCAAGATAA
- a CDS encoding M48 family metalloprotease gives MGRLSFYDEIARNKRSSILLAMLVASILFFLVYVIVYLLAPELIIISLPLSLILIFIYVYGSYMYGDSVVLASVNARPAEGREYQYLRDTVEGLSIAAGIPTPKVYIIDSDEMNAFATGRDPEHASIAVTTGLMRELNRLELEGVIGHEISHIRNRDILFMTLVAVLVGLAAILSHIILRSFRYGGLRRRRGERERAGGIEAIIIVVGLLLAVIAPIVTRLVQFAISRRREYLADASSAELTRYPEGLASALEKIMKKNRGRMEVSEAVSHLFFVDPNRSPLDSLYATHPPIEERIRRLRAM, from the coding sequence ATGGGCCGGCTCAGCTTCTACGATGAGATAGCGAGGAACAAGAGGAGCTCAATCCTCCTAGCCATGCTGGTAGCTAGCATCCTCTTCTTCTTGGTATATGTAATTGTTTATCTCCTAGCTCCTGAATTAATTATAATATCTCTCCCCCTCTCTCTCATCCTCATATTCATCTATGTTTATGGTTCCTACATGTATGGTGACAGCGTCGTGCTGGCCTCTGTGAACGCAAGACCAGCGGAGGGGAGGGAGTACCAGTATCTAAGGGATACGGTTGAGGGGCTGAGCATAGCAGCAGGCATCCCCACGCCGAAGGTATACATAATTGACAGCGATGAGATGAACGCCTTCGCCACTGGGAGGGACCCAGAGCATGCGAGCATAGCGGTCACCACTGGTCTGATGAGGGAGCTGAACAGGCTGGAGCTTGAGGGTGTAATAGGCCACGAGATCTCCCACATAAGGAACCGGGACATTCTCTTCATGACCCTTGTAGCAGTCCTAGTCGGCCTAGCAGCCATACTAAGCCACATAATTCTCAGAAGCTTCCGGTATGGAGGTCTCCGCCGCCGAAGGGGTGAAAGGGAGAGGGCGGGTGGAATAGAGGCAATCATAATAGTGGTAGGCTTATTACTGGCTGTTATCGCCCCCATAGTCACCCGCCTGGTTCAGTTCGCCATCTCCAGAAGAAGGGAGTATCTCGCCGACGCCTCCTCAGCTGAGCTTACAAGGTATCCTGAGGGATTGGCCTCAGCCCTAGAGAAGATCATGAAGAAGAACAGGGGGAGGATGGAGGTGAGCGAGGCTGTCAGCCACCTATTCTTCGTAGACCCGAACCGAAGCCCCCTGGACAGCCTATATGCCACTCATCCACCTATAGAGGAGAGGATAAGAAGGCTAAGGGCCATGTAG
- a CDS encoding PIN domain-containing protein, which yields MRPGEKAHEAALDILRDSRRGIYKLHISPASPIEASLVMSSYGLKDKEVSRALRVMEEAVRLYINPIYPGLSLANLGVAADLREKYELTFFDSIHAAVALSYSLIYIGGDKRVREALASEGGRAKPL from the coding sequence TTGAGACCGGGAGAAAAAGCCCACGAAGCAGCTCTGGATATTCTAAGAGATTCTCGAAGGGGTATTTATAAGCTCCATATATCTCCAGCTTCTCCTATTGAGGCCTCTCTTGTAATGAGTTCTTATGGTTTAAAAGATAAGGAGGTATCAAGAGCCCTAAGGGTTATGGAGGAAGCTGTCAGGCTATATATAAACCCGATATACCCAGGGTTATCTTTGGCCAACCTTGGGGTGGCGGCAGATCTGAGAGAGAAATATGAATTAACCTTCTTCGACTCTATACACGCAGCAGTTGCATTGTCATATAGTCTCATCTATATCGGAGGGGATAAGAGAGTAAGGGAGGCACTAGCCTCTGAAGGGGGTAGGGCCAAGCCACTATGA
- a CDS encoding mandelate racemase/muconate lactonizing enzyme family protein: MKRLRITDVKVLMVAVPFHEPITLWYGKRSASIHPVTIIETDEGVTGINTEGDEHTILNILRPKLIGKDPFDIERIEAELGSPLRGRWEVPPNTMAAIDGALWDIIGKSCGKPLYKLWGGKVNEKVHVRYWMPCKEPEAQAAEALRAVERGWRAFKIKLGTDPKTDLERVRAVRDAVGEGIQLCFDMNGAYPPPVAINFLKRIARYEPAYVEEPVPNHWPYDSGSIEAMADIRRITGVPIEAHSHGPNCLEYVRLLIENRAADAIHLNVSFTGGVMEAKRVCAVAEAGGLIVTGQSSAAELGPRNALLLHLITSERTFKGTNDSSTHHLTGDIIKEEFKIVHGTLKVPEGPGLGVEIDEEKLRKYNEFYKAGIYRHEAGIGRKEMNLWY, encoded by the coding sequence GTGAAGAGATTGAGGATCACGGATGTAAAAGTTTTGATGGTCGCCGTCCCCTTCCATGAACCTATAACCCTGTGGTATGGGAAGCGCTCTGCCAGCATCCATCCAGTCACCATAATAGAGACCGATGAGGGGGTCACCGGGATCAACACCGAGGGGGATGAGCACACCATACTCAATATTTTAAGGCCTAAGCTGATTGGAAAAGACCCCTTCGACATCGAGAGGATAGAGGCTGAGCTAGGAAGCCCTCTTAGGGGAAGGTGGGAGGTCCCTCCGAACACTATGGCAGCCATAGATGGAGCCCTCTGGGACATAATAGGAAAGAGCTGCGGAAAGCCGCTTTACAAGCTCTGGGGCGGAAAGGTGAACGAGAAGGTGCATGTCAGGTACTGGATGCCCTGCAAGGAGCCGGAGGCTCAGGCCGCCGAGGCCTTAAGGGCTGTGGAGAGGGGGTGGAGGGCCTTCAAGATAAAGCTCGGAACGGACCCAAAAACAGACCTTGAGAGGGTTAGGGCTGTGAGGGATGCCGTGGGCGAAGGGATCCAGCTCTGCTTCGACATGAACGGGGCCTATCCTCCCCCTGTGGCCATCAACTTCCTCAAACGAATAGCCAGGTATGAGCCAGCATATGTAGAGGAGCCAGTCCCCAATCACTGGCCCTATGACTCAGGGAGTATAGAGGCCATGGCCGACATAAGAAGGATAACGGGCGTTCCGATAGAGGCCCACAGCCACGGTCCCAACTGCCTAGAGTATGTGAGGTTGCTGATCGAGAATAGGGCCGCTGACGCCATCCACCTCAATGTCTCCTTCACAGGGGGCGTGATGGAGGCCAAGAGGGTCTGCGCAGTCGCGGAGGCTGGAGGCCTCATAGTCACAGGCCAGAGCAGCGCAGCAGAGCTTGGGCCCAGGAACGCGCTACTTCTGCATCTGATAACCTCGGAGAGGACCTTCAAAGGGACCAACGACAGCTCAACCCACCACCTGACAGGAGACATAATCAAAGAGGAGTTCAAGATCGTTCATGGAACCCTAAAGGTTCCTGAGGGGCCAGGCCTAGGGGTAGAGATTGACGAGGAGAAGCTCAGGAAGTATAATGAGTTCTACAAGGCAGGCATATACAGACATGAGGCGGGGATTGGGAGGAAGGAGATGAACCTCTGGTATTAA
- the dapA gene encoding 4-hydroxy-tetrahydrodipicolinate synthase, with amino-acid sequence MVLRPEELRERYVGAQVVMVTPFREDYSIDEEGLRRNTRFLIENGVHVLQPCGSTGEFWSLTPEEHKRVIKIVVEEAKGRVPVVPGTSHSGTKMTVELSRYAEEAGADGVMIVPPYYEMPTAEGVYQHYKAVAEAIKIGIVVYNNPGTSKFTIGPELMERLAEIPNIVAVKETTGDMALALRLLDKTGCKLTYSMGTGEILAPYFYMSGARGHVTGLGNFAPRIAVEMYELAMERDWTGLMELHKRIFPYLELNERLSEKHGGSMYITLIKEAMRILGLPGWPPRKPLITLKEEEREELREVLKKIGIIK; translated from the coding sequence ATGGTTCTGAGGCCTGAGGAGCTGAGGGAGAGGTATGTTGGTGCTCAGGTGGTGATGGTAACCCCCTTCAGGGAGGATTACTCCATAGATGAGGAGGGGTTGAGGAGGAACACCAGATTCCTCATAGAGAATGGGGTTCATGTACTTCAGCCCTGCGGAAGCACAGGAGAGTTCTGGTCCCTAACACCAGAGGAACACAAGAGGGTGATCAAGATCGTTGTCGAGGAGGCTAAGGGTAGAGTTCCAGTCGTGCCTGGAACCTCCCACAGCGGGACGAAGATGACCGTGGAGTTGAGCAGGTATGCTGAGGAGGCTGGGGCAGACGGGGTGATGATAGTCCCCCCATATTACGAAATGCCGACGGCGGAGGGAGTCTACCAACATTATAAAGCCGTGGCTGAGGCCATAAAGATAGGGATCGTAGTCTATAACAACCCAGGGACGAGCAAGTTCACCATCGGACCTGAGCTGATGGAGAGGCTGGCAGAGATACCTAACATAGTCGCCGTCAAAGAGACGACGGGGGATATGGCCTTGGCCCTCCGCCTCCTCGACAAGACGGGGTGCAAGTTAACCTATTCAATGGGTACTGGAGAGATCCTAGCACCCTACTTCTATATGTCTGGGGCAAGGGGGCATGTGACCGGGCTTGGCAACTTCGCGCCTAGGATCGCAGTAGAGATGTACGAACTCGCCATGGAGAGGGACTGGACTGGATTAATGGAGCTCCACAAGAGGATATTCCCATATCTGGAGCTTAATGAGAGACTGAGCGAGAAGCATGGAGGGAGCATGTATATAACCCTAATAAAAGAGGCCATGAGGATCCTAGGCCTCCCGGGATGGCCTCCAAGGAAGCCCTTAATAACACTAAAAGAGGAGGAAAGAGAGGAACTCAGAGAAGTCTTAAAAAAGATAGGTATTATCAAGTAG
- a CDS encoding MFS transporter: protein MKGVISPEWQRLGERSALSDIMSLYVPSFFIFLGMSLVSPILPIYARSYDVSYALASLAISMYAIGRFIADIPTGIAADRFGRKPIMIFGTILLTIASFLNALATSFWEFLLYRLIQGVGSSMWMTGRTALLADILKPEERGRVMGYFQAFMLIGSSAGPTIGGMIAAIWDLRAPFYFYALTGLVSLIITIIWISETGSSRDGQGRELAFSVQVFSRLLSNRSYTMACLATFTVFFMRTGIRGTMIPLYADGVLGLDTVSIGAVISYATFTNLLLTIPFGYSTDYYGRKPTILFSLIVTAASSLIFPMTSDYFQLSLAAVLLGIGTTGAGQAPLALATDASINEPRGLSMGLYRLFGDVGFIIGPIALGFISDYYGLRMPFYFTAALVFINAVLILLLAEETYSRRKIKRSI from the coding sequence TTGAAAGGTGTCATCTCCCCGGAGTGGCAGAGATTGGGTGAACGTTCGGCTCTTAGCGATATAATGTCCCTCTATGTACCATCCTTCTTCATCTTCCTCGGCATGTCCCTTGTCTCACCAATTCTACCCATATATGCTAGGTCTTATGATGTCTCCTACGCCCTTGCCTCCTTGGCCATCTCGATGTATGCTATAGGCCGCTTCATAGCCGACATCCCTACGGGCATAGCGGCCGATAGGTTCGGGAGGAAGCCCATCATGATATTTGGAACCATCCTTCTCACCATCGCCTCATTCCTCAATGCTCTGGCTACAAGCTTCTGGGAGTTCCTTTTATACCGCCTCATCCAGGGAGTTGGATCTTCCATGTGGATGACTGGTAGAACCGCTCTGCTCGCGGATATCCTGAAGCCAGAGGAGAGGGGGAGGGTTATGGGGTATTTCCAGGCCTTCATGCTTATTGGCTCTTCAGCTGGCCCGACTATAGGAGGCATGATAGCAGCCATCTGGGATCTGAGAGCCCCCTTCTACTTCTACGCCTTAACGGGCTTGGTCAGCCTTATAATAACCATCATCTGGATCAGTGAGACAGGGAGTTCCCGAGATGGTCAGGGGAGGGAGCTAGCCTTCTCGGTGCAGGTCTTCTCTAGGCTGCTCTCCAACAGGAGCTATACTATGGCCTGCCTCGCTACCTTCACGGTCTTCTTCATGAGAACTGGGATTAGGGGGACGATGATCCCCCTCTACGCAGACGGTGTTCTAGGACTCGACACAGTATCCATAGGCGCCGTTATAAGTTACGCCACCTTTACCAACCTATTGTTGACTATCCCCTTCGGCTACTCGACGGACTATTATGGTAGGAAGCCCACTATATTATTCAGCCTCATCGTTACAGCTGCATCCTCGCTAATATTTCCAATGACCTCCGACTACTTCCAGCTTTCACTAGCTGCGGTTCTTCTAGGTATAGGGACCACCGGGGCTGGCCAGGCCCCACTAGCTTTAGCCACGGACGCCTCTATAAATGAGCCAAGGGGTCTTTCTATGGGCCTATACAGGCTCTTCGGGGATGTGGGCTTCATCATCGGGCCCATAGCTTTAGGCTTCATCTCCGACTACTATGGTCTTAGGATGCCCTTCTATTTCACGGCCGCTTTGGTCTTCATAAACGCAGTCCTCATCCTTCTACTAGCTGAGGAGACCTATAGTAGGAGAAAGATCAAGCGCTCTATTTAG